A window of Dysidea avara chromosome 1, odDysAvar1.4, whole genome shotgun sequence genomic DNA:
TATTATCAGAGCCAAGATTTTGATGCAGGAAATTTGGATTTGTGGTTTAGATTGGGACGACACCCTACCTGATGAGTTGTCATCCAAGATGACATCGTGGTTTAGTGAGTTAACTATGTTGACTAAGATCAAGGTTCCTAGAAGCCTTCAGTTAAGTAGAAATGTTGTATCTGTTTCATTACATGTGTTTGTTGATGCATCTCAGGATGCTTATGGAGCAGTTGTTTACATGAAATCAGAATACAGTGATGGAAAGGTATCAGTCTCATTTGTAACATCTAAAACCAAAGTAGCCCCTTTACAGTCAACAAGCATTCCCCGTTTAGAATTAATGGGGGCAGTGACAGGGAAGAGATTGGCTTTATCTGTGGCAGAAGCATTGAATATTGACAAACCGTTTATAACGTTCTGGACAGACAGTACCAGTGTGTTGTGGTGGATAAAAGGGCACAGCCGACAATTTAAGCCATTTGTAGCAAACAGGATTGGAGAAATTCAAGCATCTGTTAGTCCAGATAAGTGGAGATATGTACCCACGAAAGAAAATCCTGCTGACTATTTAACAAGAGGTACTACATTGGAAGAGATATCAGAGTTGAGAGCCTGGTGGGAAGGACCAGCATTTTTGTCCGACAGTCAGAACAATTGGCCGCAGCTTAACATGGTATTCAATTCAGATAATGACACGACAGAATTGAAGAAAAAATATGTTATACGTAAGAATCCAAGTACATGTATTGCTACGCATTTATCATCTACTGCTACACTATTGAATGATGGTGTGTGCACTGGGAGGCTACAGCCAAACAGATTCTCGAGTTGGAGAAGGCTGACTAGAGTTGTGTCTTGGATTTTGAGATTTATAAACAACTGTAGAAAAGAGAGTAAGTTAGATCAAGTAGAGTTAAGTGCAGAAGAGATGTCAGACGCTgagcattacataatcaaagAGATGCAAAGGAAAGTGTTTAAGGAAGAGTATTTGTCTTTGGCGAATCATAAACAATTGCCCACAAGCAGCAAGTTACTAGGACTCTGCCCAAAACTGGATAGTGAAGGTGTGATGAGGTCAGATGGACGATTGACATATGCAGAGTTCCTTCCATATGATATAAGGTATCCCATAATTCTGCCTCGCAAGAATTGGGTAACAAAGCTCATAGTGAAGCACCATCATGAACTAGGGAATCATTGTGCAGGTACAAATCAAACTTTATCTTTATTGTCCACTAGATTTTGGATCATTTCTGCACGAGAAGAAATTATAGAGTGGGAAAGAGAATGTACCATTTGTAAAAGGAGAAAAGCTAAGGTAGCTCAACAGATTATGGCACCGTTACCACAAAACAGACTTACTACATTGTTACGAGCCTTTACCAAGACAGCTGTTGATTTTGGGGGACCATTCATGACAATGCAAGGAAGAGGAAGGCCACGACAAAAGAGGTATTtgtgtttgtttacttgtttggctTCCAGAGCCATACATTTAGAAATGGCATATGGTTTAGATGTGGACTCTTTTGTAAATGCTTTAAGCAGGATGATTAATAGAAGAGGTATCCCAGAAGAAATGCTGTCGGATAATGGAACAAATTTTGTGGCAGCTAATAAGGAATTGTGTGAGTTGTACAAGGATCCAAAAACTAAAGCAGCTGTAGCTGATAAGGGAAttaagtggacatttaatccaccTTACGCTCCAcattttggaggtgtctttgAAATTATGATAAAATCAGCAAAGAGAGCCATCACagcaattttgaaaaatgctgagGTAAATGATGAAGAGCTGATGACAGCATTTTGTGGAGCAGAAGCACTAATCAATTCACGACCACTGACCTATCAGTCAGCCAGTGTTAAGGACAACATTCCCCTCACGCCAAACCATTTCTTACATGGCCAAGTTGGAGGGCAATTTGCTCCAGAGGTAATCGATGAAGTGGGATTTAATCCTAAGAAACGTTGGCGACGGATACAAGAATTAGTGAGACATTTTTGGAATAGGTGGCTCCAAGAGTGGGTACCCAGCTTAAGTCCGAGACAGAAGTGGTTCAGGTTAAAAACAGATGTCAAGCCTGGAGATACAGTGTTGCTGGTGTCCTCAGATACCCCTCGTGGTCAGTGGCCTCTTGGAAGAGTATTGGAAGTGTATCGTAGTAAAGACCAACATGTTCGATCACTCAAGCTACAGGTTGGGGACAAACAGTACATAAGGCCTATTGTAAAGGTCTGCCCACTAGAGCTGGATTAAGAATATTTACATATACGTAAGTACTACAGTGACCAAAATTATGGAACATTAATCGATAAATTCAGTATGTGTCAATTAACTTTAAAGTCGTAATTTAACCTAAAAACTTGTCATGTGGATCATGACAATGAGGGGGAGGATGAAGAAAAGGGTAACATTAAATTGTTTACAGAAACTGATTCATCAACATGTGTAGATGAAACCTTATAAAATGACCTTGAATCTACAAAAGTGATGTCATATGACAGGTCAACAGATAGGATAAAAGGACCTTTTTAACAGAATTTCAGTCTGTCTATAGCCAGTGGTAAGAGTGTTGTTTGAATAGTTCTTTGAGTAAAAggcttttgttgttgttgcagaATAGAGGATAGGACTCAGTACAGCCAGGCTGAAGATACAGCAGCTAGCAGAAGATTGGACTAAATTGACTATTTTTGTTACTTCTAATTACTTATATTGCTGTCAATAAAATATCAATATTCTTTATTGAACAGGTCTTTAGAACAGTGTGTCTTCAGGCACACGCGACCACAACATGGAAGACCATaaggtgggcatggcaaggagtgaaattacaacaaaacacacaaaaataacaacaacaaacaaacaaaataacagaGAATAAACAAATAGTCCTATGTTTCTACCGACCACTTGGCACAGTTCCTTGCTAGAAATATTCTTCTAGATGCAGTAATAGATAATCCAGCAGCTTCATCAAGTAACTTTCAACATTGAGACTGCGGGATTACTGTAGCTTGTTGAATATAGCTTTACACAGTGAGGACAGTGATGATTGTAAATAATGGCCAAGAACACTAATTTCAATGGTATTATAGTAACAAGGAGTTCCTAATCTATCCAGTTCTGATAAAATTTGTAAGTAATTTTCCTTGGTCTGCTTTCAATCTCTTGCAGATCCCAAATGTTGGATAGAGTCCAAAGGACACGTCAGCTCTAACAGAACAACTGCATTAGTTGATTCATTGTGTATTATTCTACTATATATTTAAACTATTGTATTCTGTtatgaacgttctattagagtagttttgactgctctTGGCTATCagaatacatctgactgctctattagagtagatcgATCTCTGTAAAGATTTCCCTTGTTCTCCCTTAATCCCAGAGGAATCAATGTAAATTcctattacactgtagctatactgcccTGCCCTGTCTCTGTACGCTTGTGCTGTCAAACTGTGATAGTCTGGCGTTACAATTCGATTTCAGAGGTACATAATTTACTGAACCCCAGGTAGCTAAACCAGGAAACCCTATTTCAACCGGCACAAATATTAAACAATTTCATTAAAAGGTTTAGGAATAGCTAACAGCATCCTCGAGCCCTCAAAGTTGAAGTTACCTCTTTACTGGGTTTTATCATTacgcgcctctaaaatctatgctGAAACTAAAGTGACAAAAGGGATCACGGCTTCAGGTACCTTAGTTGTGTGTAGCATTAATTTCTTTGATGATTGATAATTATTGTAGCTACGTTAACGTTTATAATAAAACTGTGATAGACTGACTAATATAGCTATAACCGTGTGTAATGTTTTATGACGTCATTAATGGTACCTGTATCTATATATACTGTGTTTCACCTTGTATTCAGTTAGTTGTAGTTGTCTATGTTATTCCTGATATCTATTGAGTTATTAACTATATTAACTGTGATCGTTCGCGTGCAAGCGATAGCTATTAGCTTATCAGATAGTGATACACGACATATTGGCGACGAGATAAACTGGAAGAATGGCTACTCATGGTTCTGTTTCACCTTTCGACCCAGAGAAAGAAGAGTGGAACGCCTATGTTGAGCGTCTCGACTATTACCTAGTGGCAAACGGCGTTGAGGATGACGCCAAGAAGGTCGCAATATTGATGTCTAACACGAGGTCTAACAGTGGACCTACAGTGTATGGAACTATTCGAAGTTTGGTAGACGCTGAAGCAAGGAAGGGAATCAAGTATAAAGACTTAATTGCTATCCTAACAGCTCACTTCGACCctgtaaggccaatgaaacttgattagcagtttcgcgtcatcgcccgcatgcttttgatacacccgcatggaatttcattattggtatttcagatcgaaatactctaatagaacagtcacttttactctaatagtctgagagcaatcagctatactctaatggaaaaatcacatgttatagattagtaacgtactttagctatttaatgcaagaataatcagtgtagatctcattgttttttggcagaaatcttcatgtttggatgtgtgctgtgcttttggaaaaataatgaataatgaataataaccgcccgcccgcatcaaattttcaaaaatctgagcgagaaactggtaatcaagtttcattggcctaaaccGTCACCTATAGTGCAGAGGTTCAAGTTCTACTATGCTACGAGATCGCTTGGTTTGTGGCGTAAATCACAAAGGAATTCAACGCCGACTCCTGGCTGAAAAAGATCTCACTTACAAGAAGGCCCACGAACTAGCAGTAACTTTGGAAGCTGCAGCTAAAGGCAGCAAAGACATCAGCACCACCGCCACTCAGCAAATAGAGCCATTTGTAAATTAcacgaaaggtgtcaattttaAGCAAAGATCAGGAAAGACAACCAACTCATCACGGGCCAAGCTACCAGATGGGCCCCAGATCAAAACTTGCTACCGTTGTGGAGACAGACACTTAGCATCCCAGTGCAAGTTCCGGACTGCCGAATGCCACCGATGCCACAAGACTGGACACATTGCAAAGGTGTGTAAGTCCAAACCAGAAGAAAAGTCTCACCACAGTGGCAAGAAATCTCACCACTACTTGGAGGAAATCCCAGACTTCCCAGACACAGAGGACTCTTCATATGGATTGttcactctacaaagtgaaacCCATGACCCAATACTGAtacagcttgagctaaacaatgtTCCTGTCAGGATGGAACTAGATACTGGAGCATCACTGACTTTGATCAATAAGGCTTCCTATGATCTCATTGCACAGAATGGGAAAGCTGCCCTTAAGCAACCTGTAGTGAATTTGAGAACCTACACTGGTGAAGCTGTGAAGATGTTGGGGAGCACCACTGTAGAAGTGAAGTATGGTGAGAAATGCATACACCTGACTGTTCATGTAGTGGAAGGGAAGGGACCAAACTTGTTAGGTAGAGACTGGCTAAGTAAGCTTAATATTAACCAATTAGACATTCACACCATAGTGGCACCAAGCAAATTAGATAAAGTGTTAGATAAACATGCCTTACTATTTAAAGATGGGCTTGGCATGCTAACAGATGTGAAAGTCAAATTACAAGTTGACCAAAGTGTCCCACCCAAGTTTTTCAAAGCCAGAAGCATTCCTTTTGCTTTAAAAGGCAAAGTTGAGGCTGAGCTGGAATCCCTAGAAGCTGCTGGAATTATCTCTCCAGTTAGTCACTCAGACTGGGCTGCACCCATAGTTCCAGTAATGAAGCAAAATGGTCGTATTCGTATCTGTGGTGACTATCGTGTAACAGTAAATCAGGCAATCAAGGTAGATTCATACCCACTACCCAGAGTGGAGGATTTATTTTCAGCTTTAGCAGGAGGCAAATATTTCTCTAAGTTAGACATTTCCCAAGCTTACCTCCAATTGCCATTAGATGAAGCCTCAAAACAATATGTCACAGTAAACACCCACAAGGGGCTGTTTAAGTACAATAGACTTCCCTTTGGTGTATCAGCTGCACCTGCAATTTTCCAGCGTTGCATGGAGACTTTATTGCAAGGTTGTCAGGGTGTTTCAGTATACCTCGACGATCTTCTCATACAGGGAAGCACTATGGAGGAACACTTAGAACGCCTTGATAAAGTGCTGCAAATTTTAGAAAATTCAGGCTTTAAGTTGAACAAATCTAAATGTGTGTTCCTGCTTCCTAAGGTTGAGTACCTTGGACACATCATTGATGAGTCTGGTCTCCATCCAACACAGGAGAAGGTGAAGGCTATTCAAGATGCACCTGCTCCAAAGAACCTAGCTGAGTTAAGATCATTCCTTGGGATAGGTAACTACTACAGTCGCTTCTTACCCAACTTGTCTACTCGCTTAGCCCCTCTGTATGCCTTGTTAAAGAAAGGTTCACATTGGTGTTGGAAAACCACACAAGATGAGGCATTCCAGGAAGCTAAACAGGCCCTTCACGCTGACTCATTGTTAGTACACTTTGATTCTTCCAAGCAATTACTTCTTGCTTGTGATGCTTCGCCTAAGGGCTTGGGTGCTGTTTTGTCCCACGTAATGGACGATGGACAGGAACGTCCAATAGCTTATGCCTCGAGAACTCTAACACCAGCTGAACAAGGGTACAGTCAACTAGAAAAAGAAGGCCTTGCCATTGTATTTGGGGTAAAGAAATTTCATAATTACATTTATGGGCGACAATTTCACATAGATTCTGATCACCAGCCACTATCCTATTTGTTCAATCAAGCAAAAGCAATTTCCCCTACTGCATCTGCAAGAATCCAACGCTGGGCACTTACACTCAGTGCTTACCAGTACACTATTCGTCACAAAGCAGGCCGACACCTGAGCAATGCTGATGCTTTAAGTCACCTACCGAGACCAGTCACAACTTCATCTGATTGCTTACCTGGGGATTGGGTCCATTTGCTAGATCACCTCTCATCAACCACAGTAAATGCAGCACACATTAAGCAGTGGACTGATACAAATCCAGTGCTGTCCCGAGTGCGTCGCTGCATCCTACAAGGTTGGCCACAAGCTACACTTGGTGATGATTTTAAGCCTTACATAGCTAGGAAGAATGAACTAAGTGTACTGAATGGATGCATTTTGTGGGGCTCTCGAGTTGTGGTTCCCCCACAAGGACGAGCTAAGGTCCTGGCAGAACTGCATTCATGCCACACAGGAGCATGCAAAATGAAGATGCTTGCTCGCTCCTATTTTTGGTGGCCCAAAATGGACAATGATATAGAAAAAATAGCTAGGGAGTGTCCTAATTGTCAGTTAACTGGTGCATCACTGCCAAAGGCACCACTTCATCCATGGGAATGGCCTACTCAACCATGGGGTCGTTTACACCTTGATTTTGCAGGCCCCTTCATGGGACACATGTACTTAGTGATCGTGGATGCCCACTCAAAGTGGATGAATGTAGAAGTTATGCAACAGATCACAGCAGAGAAGACAATCCAGAAGTTGAGATCTGTTTTCTCTACCCATGGTGTTCCACAGAAGATAATCACAGACAATGGGCCGACATTTCGCAGTGAACATTTCCAGGCATTCACTAAAGAGAATGGCATCAGGCACATATTTTCAGCACCGTATCAACCATCCTCAAATGGTCTAGCTGAGAGAGCAGTCCAAACTATGAAGCAAGCTCTCCGCCAGATGCAAGGTTCTGGAACAATATTCGACAAACTTTCTAGGTTTTTATTCATGTATCGTATAACCCCACATACTTCCACAGGTGTGGCACCTTCCGAGTTATTGGTGGGCCGTCGGTTACGATCCAGATTTGATCTACTACACCCAGAATACACCTTATCTAAGAAGGTAGATGACAGGCAATATTACCAGAAGAGAGCTCATGACAATCAAAAGCCTTTTCGTGAATTTAGAGAGGGGGACAGCGTATACACAAGAGACTTTACTTCATCTAGCCAGAAGTGGATGGAAGGAATAGTTGCTAAAGTTAATGGTCCACTATCATACAACATCAAGCTGAAGGATGGAAATCTAGTCCGTAGACATGTTGACAGTATTAAGGCAAGGATCACTGATGCTAGTGCAACTGAAACTTTGATAGAGACATCGTCTGATGATGAGTTAGAGGGAACTATATCTGAATCTACTCAGGAAGATCAAGATGTGACCTCATCTGAACTTGTTTCATCAGCTCCTACTTCTGTGGGATTGGCTACTGATGGATCAGCTGAACTTTCATTAGGACTGCACAGATCAACCCGTATCCGTCGACCTCCTAAGAGATATGGTCAAGAAGATTCttcaactgatgacacttaagCTAGAGAGGGGGAGATGTGATAGACTGACTAATATAGCTATAACCGTGTGTAATGTTTTATGACGTCATTAATGGTACCTGTATCTATATATACTGTGTTTCACCTTGTATTCAGTTAGTTGTAGTTGTCTATGTTATTCCTGATATCTATTGAGTTATTAACTATATCATAGTTTTTcagagaatcgtcaatgattggaacaccttaccccacgaaattgtatctgcacctaatgtactgatctttaagactaaagtagatgtatttttatatgaccgccggtttgattttatttagatgtattgagattggtttttataagactttgtcttccttgtaccaattaacaaataataatattaactgTGATCGTTCGCGTGCAAGCGATAGCTATTAGCTTATCAGATAGTGATACACGACAAAAaccatagattttagaggcgcgtAATATTATTGATCATAGGCACAATCAAAGTAGCTatctgtatcaagacacacggtagtgtgtcgtgcggccaagaaagccggcgaccacaccgtgagtatatttacaggaagaaagaaaacagctttttcacgcatgcatagctccatggcctgtcatgctacaaccggtccccccaaaatcggtccccccggaccagttgcagcaaccatacttggtccccccggactacttgcagcactgcaacttgtccccccccggacaacttacgccgccacagttggtccccctctgccataAGTGGTCCCCCACTGGCTTTATCGTAGACTCGATCATAGATCTTTGAGAAGGGGTGGGGCTAGCACAAAGTGCCCCACTGTGCCGACTTAGCTTCTCGTTCCACTGTGGTCTTCGAGCAGGTGGCCCTATAATTGTACTGAGTATGCgtacgagatactctaatagagcagtcagtaaatactct
This region includes:
- the LOC136247603 gene encoding uncharacterized protein; this translates as MDDNKQTKLSNNFACTFFSVGQTDTEKVNLMLQKFWEVDTSGTEEFSILKAEDNLVLNMTETSIAYNNGCYRVAIPWKEEFINLPNNYEMAEKRLYNLERRLFREPEIAEEYKKIIGKHLEKGYVTKVPLMGDNQAVRWYLPHFPVVKKDRSTTKVRIVFDASAKYNNVALNDVIHQGPKLQNDLFSVLLRFRRYPIALACDIAEMYLRVELYPKDRPYHQFLWRDMDVKKKPTEYQFNRLVFGINSSPFLAQLVTQHHARIYEKQYPRAAEVILKSTYMDDSMDSVSSETEGIELYKELSELWDKAGMHTHKWLSNSPKVLESISTQCRASEMNLDSDKSLPVKTLGVLWLANDDVFTFKSQVNDRVIIPTKRSFLKLIATLFDPLGFLSPYIIRAKILMQEIWICGLDWDDTLPDELSSKMTSWFSELTMLTKIKVPRSLQLSRNVVSVSLHVFVDASQDAYGAVVYMKSEYSDGKVSVSFVTSKTKVAPLQSTSIPRLELMGAVTGKRLALSVAEALNIDKPFITFWTDSTSVLWWIKGHSRQFKPFVANRIGEIQASVSPDKWRYVPTKENPADYLTRGTTLEEISELRAWWEGPAFLSDSQNNWPQLNMVFNSDNDTTELKKKYVIRKNPSTCIATHLSSTATLLNDGVCTGRLQPNRFSSWRRLTRVVSWILRFINNCRKESKLDQVELSAEEMSDAEHYIIKEMQRKVFKEEYLSLANHKQLPTSSKLLGLCPKLDSEGVMRSDGRLTYAEFLPYDIRYPIILPRKNWVTKLIVKHHHELGNHCAGTNQTLSLLSTRFWIISAREEIIEWERECTICKRRKAKVAQQIMAPLPQNRLTTLLRAFTKTAVDFGGPFMTMQGRGRPRQKRYLCLFTCLASRAIHLEMAYGLDVDSFVNALSRMINRRGIPEEMLSDNGTNFVAANKELCELYKDPKTKAAVADKGIKWTFNPPYAPHFGGVFEIMIKSAKRAITAILKNAEVNDEELMTAFCGAEALINSRPLTYQSASVKDNIPLTPNHFLHGQVGGQFAPEVIDEVGFNPKKRWRRIQELVRHFWNRWLQEWVPSLSPRQKWFRLKTDVKPGDTVLLVSSDTPRGQWPLGRVLEVYRSKDQHVRSLKLQVGDKQYIRPIVKVCPLELD